From Desulfovibrio oxyclinae DSM 11498, the proteins below share one genomic window:
- a CDS encoding ABC transporter permease codes for MISATPRFFLGKTARLACILTLVSVLAFTLVSMSPIDPVTAYIGIDRMQISTEQERLIIERWGLDKPATERFFLWAGNVLRGDLGDSMIFNEPVIDVIAKRFKTSLWLMLSAWTLSGVLGFLLGVLAGMRRGSLLDRGIRLYAYTLASTPSFWLGLVLLAIFSVSLGLTPICCATPPGVSPADATLWERIQHLILPAVTLSVVGVAQIALHTREKMIDAMESDYALFAFAQGESRFGVACRHALRNVALPAVTLQFASLGELFGGSVLAEQVFSYPGLGRATVEAGIRGDVPLLLGITLFSAIFVFFGNFMADLLYGVLDPRIRIGREVSQ; via the coding sequence ATGATAAGCGCCACCCCACGATTCTTCCTCGGCAAGACCGCACGGCTGGCCTGCATCCTGACGCTGGTCAGCGTGCTCGCCTTCACCCTCGTCTCCATGTCGCCAATTGATCCCGTCACCGCATATATCGGCATTGACCGAATGCAGATCAGCACCGAACAGGAACGCCTGATCATCGAGCGGTGGGGACTGGACAAGCCCGCTACCGAACGATTCTTCCTCTGGGCGGGCAATGTCCTGCGCGGCGATCTTGGCGACTCCATGATTTTCAACGAACCGGTCATCGATGTCATCGCCAAGCGGTTCAAGACCTCGCTCTGGCTGATGCTGTCTGCATGGACCCTGTCCGGCGTGCTCGGATTCCTGCTCGGCGTGCTGGCCGGGATGCGGCGAGGCTCGCTGCTCGACCGGGGCATCCGGCTCTACGCCTATACCCTTGCCTCCACGCCTTCCTTCTGGCTCGGGCTGGTGCTGCTTGCGATTTTCTCGGTTTCGCTCGGGCTGACGCCCATCTGTTGCGCCACTCCCCCCGGAGTCTCCCCGGCAGATGCCACCCTGTGGGAACGAATCCAGCATCTCATTCTCCCGGCTGTGACGCTTTCGGTGGTGGGCGTGGCCCAGATCGCCCTGCACACCCGCGAAAAGATGATCGACGCCATGGAGAGCGACTATGCGCTCTTTGCCTTTGCTCAGGGAGAGAGCCGCTTCGGCGTGGCGTGTCGTCATGCGCTGCGCAACGTGGCGCTTCCGGCGGTGACGCTCCAGTTCGCATCCCTCGGGGAACTCTTCGGCGGATCGGTGCTGGCGGAACAGGTTTTTTCCTACCCCGGACTCGGACGCGCCACGGTGGAAGCCGGCATCAGGGGTGACGTTCCGCTACTGCTGGGCATCACGCTCTTCAGTGCGATCTTCGTTTTCTTCGGCAACTTCATGGCCGACCTGCTCTACGGTGTGCTCGATCCACGGATTCGCATCGGCAGGGAGGTGTCGCAATGA
- a CDS encoding ABC transporter permease, whose amino-acid sequence MNGSSIMHSPSTSLADRLRLMDGRGRAAWTVGLCCLYFASLAVTAWLMDDSGLSTDFMNRKLAPSLAYPFGTDWLGRDMLVRTVKGLCRSLGIGLMAAVFSSFVSAGLGIAAATLGPRVDAAVSGLIDLVMATPHLVLLILVSFACGGGATGVVVAVTVSHWPRLARIIRAEVLQLRQAEFIRLSHRMGRSPLWIARHHMLPHVLPQFVIGLILLFPHAILHAAGLTFLGFGLSPHNPSIGILLAESMRHLSTGYWWLAVLPGLSLVVTVKLFDVLGNRLRLITEPRTSQV is encoded by the coding sequence ATGAACGGTTCCTCTATCATGCATTCACCGTCCACGAGCCTTGCGGACCGGCTGCGCCTCATGGACGGTCGCGGTCGGGCCGCATGGACCGTAGGGCTCTGTTGCCTCTACTTCGCATCCCTCGCCGTAACGGCATGGCTCATGGATGACTCCGGCCTGTCCACGGACTTCATGAACCGAAAACTCGCCCCGAGCCTCGCGTATCCTTTCGGCACGGATTGGCTCGGGCGGGACATGCTGGTCCGCACGGTCAAAGGGCTGTGTCGAAGCCTCGGCATCGGTCTCATGGCAGCAGTGTTCAGCTCCTTCGTATCGGCCGGACTGGGCATTGCGGCCGCCACCCTCGGTCCGAGGGTGGATGCGGCGGTCTCCGGCCTTATCGATCTCGTCATGGCCACGCCGCATCTGGTCTTGCTGATTCTCGTCTCCTTTGCCTGCGGTGGCGGCGCAACCGGCGTGGTGGTTGCCGTAACGGTCTCGCACTGGCCTCGGCTGGCCCGAATCATCCGCGCCGAGGTGCTGCAACTCAGGCAGGCTGAATTCATACGCCTTTCACACCGCATGGGACGCAGCCCCCTGTGGATAGCCCGACACCATATGCTTCCCCACGTGCTGCCGCAGTTCGTCATCGGGCTGATCCTGCTGTTCCCCCACGCCATTCTGCACGCAGCCGGACTGACCTTCCTCGGATTCGGCCTGTCCCCCCATAATCCGTCCATCGGCATCCTTCTGGCGGAATCCATGCGCCACCTTTCCACGGGGTACTGGTGGCTGGCGGTGCTGCCGGGGTTGTCGCTTGTGGTGACGGTAAAGCTCTTCGACGTACTCGGGAACCGCCTCAGGCTCATCACGGAACCCAGAACCAGTCAGGTGTAA
- a CDS encoding ABC transporter ATP-binding protein: MLDIDNLRVEFTRYGRGGKRTTARPVNDLTLDMRAGEILAVIGSSGSGKSLLAHALLGLLPANARISGVMTYRDKALTPKRIRRLRGREIALVPQSVAHLNPLVNVGRQVYRAARLSGQCCQTAATRRDESFERYNLRDTVRSMFPFQVSGGMARRVLTATATAGDARLLIADEPTTGLDEEAARSSLEYLRRLADGGKSVMLISHDLEAALSVADRVAVIYAGSVVEIAPVFQFRENGHIRHPYTQALWDALPGRSFTHIPGNQPAEDDDRPGCSFADRCPRVRKQCRESAPEMRTVEANRVRCHHA; encoded by the coding sequence ATGCTCGACATCGACAACCTTCGGGTGGAGTTCACCCGCTACGGACGCGGCGGCAAACGTACCACGGCCCGTCCGGTCAACGACCTCACGTTGGACATGCGCGCGGGGGAAATCCTTGCAGTCATCGGTTCAAGCGGCTCCGGCAAGAGTCTGCTGGCTCACGCCCTGTTGGGACTGCTCCCCGCCAATGCACGCATCTCGGGCGTCATGACATATCGCGACAAAGCGCTCACCCCAAAACGCATCAGAAGACTGCGTGGCCGTGAAATAGCCCTTGTGCCGCAGTCAGTGGCGCATCTGAATCCACTGGTAAACGTGGGCAGGCAAGTCTACCGCGCCGCAAGGCTTAGCGGCCAATGCTGCCAGACCGCTGCCACGAGACGCGACGAGTCCTTCGAGCGCTACAACCTTCGCGACACCGTACGCAGCATGTTTCCCTTTCAGGTTTCGGGAGGCATGGCGCGACGCGTGCTCACCGCCACGGCGACTGCGGGCGACGCAAGACTGCTCATCGCCGACGAGCCCACCACGGGGCTGGATGAAGAGGCGGCCCGAAGCTCTCTGGAATACCTGAGACGCCTCGCGGACGGAGGCAAATCGGTGATGCTCATCAGCCATGATCTGGAAGCGGCCCTCTCCGTGGCGGACCGGGTCGCCGTCATCTACGCCGGGAGCGTGGTGGAAATTGCGCCGGTGTTCCAGTTTCGCGAAAACGGGCACATCAGGCATCCTTACACGCAGGCGCTCTGGGATGCCCTGCCCGGACGCAGCTTCACGCACATTCCGGGCAATCAGCCCGCAGAGGACGATGACAGGCCGGGTTGCTCCTTCGCGGACCGATGCCCCCGTGTCAGAAAGCAGTGCCGCGAATCCGCACCGGAAATGCGGACCGTCGAAGCAAACCGTGTGAGGTGTCATCATGCTTAG
- a CDS encoding ABC transporter ATP-binding protein: MLRADNVSFRYETGPWILSDTSIGIRPGEVVGLPGPSGRGKTTLARLLGGYLHPEKGRIGIGGDKLPRRGFHPVQLVFQHPELAMNPRWKAWRILSEAGEPDPQVVEALGICHHWFSRYPHELSGGELQRLALARAMNPATRYIVADEMTAMLDPNTQALIWNVVLDWAQRRNVGILAVSHDRKLLSRVADRVESMFDDMVAFPENEKGREAA; encoded by the coding sequence ATGCTTAGAGCGGATAATGTCTCGTTCCGTTATGAAACCGGCCCGTGGATTCTTTCGGACACCAGCATCGGCATTCGCCCTGGCGAAGTCGTGGGGCTGCCGGGACCCAGCGGACGCGGCAAGACGACTCTTGCGAGGCTCCTCGGGGGCTATCTGCATCCGGAGAAAGGGAGGATCGGCATCGGCGGCGACAAGCTGCCACGTCGTGGCTTCCACCCGGTTCAGCTTGTATTTCAGCACCCCGAACTGGCCATGAATCCACGTTGGAAAGCATGGAGAATCCTATCCGAAGCAGGCGAGCCTGACCCGCAGGTTGTGGAAGCGCTCGGCATTTGCCACCACTGGTTTTCACGGTATCCGCACGAGCTTTCAGGCGGAGAACTCCAACGGCTGGCGCTGGCGCGGGCCATGAATCCGGCGACGCGTTATATCGTGGCGGACGAAATGACCGCCATGCTGGACCCCAACACGCAGGCGCTCATCTGGAACGTGGTTCTGGACTGGGCCCAACGCCGCAATGTGGGGATACTCGCCGTAAGTCACGACAGAAAACTGCTCTCCCGCGTGGCAGACCGGGTGGAAAGCATGTTTGACGACATGGTGGCGTTTCCGGAAAACGAAAAAGGACGCGAGGCCGCCTGA
- a CDS encoding S1 family peptidase — translation MLQDVYLRYRNGCMRLFSMDDQERLVFLGTAFVVHPDGYLLTVSHAIGNHKNLMVVPVPSDVDFLPMSPEELNAMPVHVVSQDKDRDVALLAFSESMEITMPDHVIGVPDAVDMGNGVACLGFAFGFQCIYNQVMQQAVVCAKMRSNNETKLFLFDSRVHDGSRGGPLLNMEDQRVIGIVSGRFDPLEASPATEEERGMPTSFSYAVSIEYAIPLMEEAGLEIL, via the coding sequence ATGCTTCAGGACGTTTATCTTCGTTATCGAAACGGCTGCATGCGGCTTTTCAGCATGGACGACCAGGAACGTCTGGTCTTCCTCGGCACTGCTTTCGTGGTGCACCCCGACGGTTACCTGCTTACGGTCTCCCACGCCATCGGCAACCATAAAAACCTGATGGTGGTGCCGGTCCCGTCCGATGTTGACTTTCTACCCATGAGCCCGGAAGAACTCAATGCGATGCCCGTACACGTCGTCAGTCAGGACAAGGACCGCGATGTGGCCCTGCTGGCTTTCAGCGAAAGCATGGAGATTACCATGCCGGACCATGTCATTGGCGTCCCCGATGCCGTGGATATGGGCAACGGCGTTGCCTGCCTCGGCTTCGCTTTCGGCTTTCAGTGCATTTACAATCAGGTGATGCAGCAGGCCGTGGTCTGCGCCAAGATGCGTTCCAACAACGAGACCAAGCTGTTCCTGTTCGACAGTCGCGTGCACGACGGAAGTCGCGGCGGCCCGTTGCTGAACATGGAGGACCAGCGCGTCATCGGCATCGTCAGCGGACGGTTCGATCCGCTGGAAGCCTCGCCCGCAACTGAAGAGGAGCGGGGGATGCCCACCAGCTTCTCCTATGCGGTCTCCATTGAATACGCGATTCCGCTCATGGAAGAGGCCGGGCTGGAAATCCTCTAG